Below is a window of Impatiens glandulifera chromosome 2, dImpGla2.1, whole genome shotgun sequence DNA.
tcattttttttgtacCTATTACAAATCAACAAGGAAGTCATGGTAAGAAAAATGTGAATCATCTCTTAGTATCAATCATACTTTGTAATTGTTAAGTTTATAGTACTTCCatttaatcatattatatattgtacCTTAAAATAAATCTTGTAACCATAGTTATTCCCATCCTTTTTAATATGATCATCAATTAGAAATGCCtcataaccaataaaaaaatttactttttatatgatatataaatgtTCCAATGTTACTCATACCAATCTCAACGAGAATGGTTAGAAAAAGCCTCCCAAGAATTTTATTCGATCGATTcatgttattaaaaattattatattatttttaaactagaTTATCCATCAAATGATAAGCAGGATAAAAACTCACTACTTTTTTAGTCGATAGTATTGCATCCACGTTAGTTATCGACTAATGAAAGGAGGATCAAGAAGTCGTTGAGATCAATTAGTGTCGAATGTTTTTCTCCGGAGAACTTATTGGATTATACATGTAGTCATCTTTTCTGTCTTCCCACACATGTGAGATCTCTTCACCATGATGATGACTCTTGTGTGAGTTTTTTCCCCTAAAGATCCTATAAAATAAAACGAGAAGGGGTATTTTGgtaattcaataataatatttaatttaaacttttgTTTATTTGCAAGCATGTGAAAATAACTTCTTAATATCAAATGTCTTTTTTAtgataacttatttttaaacaaGAAACTAATTCTCTTACAACTTAGAAAAAATcatgaagaaattattgatgaaaagtaatcaaacataaaaaggAAAATATAAGTGTTTATATTTCATGTACTTAACTCAAAGACTTCATGTCCATTATGGTAAATTTGTGTAGCAAGTGGATACGTCCTATTAATTTCCTCACATAAACTTACAAAAGAGATCCAACTAATGTGTACAAAACTGCAAATATAAAATCTTTCATATTTCAATATCTTCCACTCAATCAAACTCAATGTCTCCACCTCACAATCATCCTTTATATAGGACAATCCCCTTCCATCCCTAAGTCATTACCCTATCAATTAGTAATTTTGAGAGATATCTTGCCTAGCCCATTTTCCATGGCCACCCATAACAAGAACCTTTCTACCACCATTCTCATTTTAtctcttcttttcttctccaCATTTGCTTCCGCTTGTGTTCCATGTACTCATACCAAGCCACCACCCATCAAACCACCACCCATCAAGCCACCACCCATTAAGCCACCGCCCATCAAGCCACCACCGGTGCACCCTTCTTGCCCTAAGGACACACTCAAGCTCGGAACTTGTGTTGATGCTCTCGGTCTTGTCAATGTGATAATAGGGGGAGACCCTTATGCCAAATGTTGTACCTTACTTGACGGGTTGGCTGATCTTGAAGCTGCTGCCTGCCTTTGCACGGTCATAAAGGCCAATGTACTTGGAATACACTTGGAGGTGCCCGTTGCTCTTAGCTTGCTCGTTAATGCATGTGGAAAGAATCTTCCCCCGGACTACACATGTGCATAGGCTGATAAAACGGTTGAGGAATGTTACAACATGAACTTCTTTTAAGTAGAAATGGTTCAAGCAACGTCTTGTGTGCGGATTCAAGCATCGAGTTGTTTATTTATGTACTTGTAAGCGGCAAAAACTCATTTGccctttttattttcttttattatgcTTATTGTAAGGTTGTTTTCATGTCCAAGGAAACAATATTTCTCATTATATTTCACAAAACAATTATCCCCactctcataattataattcaagATAATTAtcttatcttaataataaaatcgaataatataatttacttttggtaggacgCAAATAGTGTTCTCGTTTGAACAAAACGTTATGCGTTGACAAAACATAAATAGTTTTCATGTGGGGAtattgctacaagttgttcactaagatgattttatataatatttgttgagAGAAGCTTTGAGAGTCAAAGATTCCATCCAAGATCTCGTTTTTTGGATGGAGCGTTATTTACGGTGAaattcttacggatgatatgtgcataaaaaaatattgtattatggttagtcgttgtcgtatgtgtcacgagagGGCTAGCATATGAAGCCTTTTGGGAGTATTACCAAGATTCATTGAGTGATGTCTAAATTTTTGAGTAGTTCTAAGAAGTTTGAATTGATGCAGTTGATATGACAGACCtatatatttgggttaccatctcaattattttttggttgaCTATCTTATTGGAGAAAAATCATCGAAGTTTTAATGACCGTAGTCGTTCGATGCCTATTATTGTGACACTTTTTGAAATTCGTTCCAAAAAACAGTAGAGTGTTGGAAAGTTAATCGTTATTCTATATAACTTACGAGTtcgataatttattaagtaatattttttttcatgtcatgATTTGTTTATTgtgcttaaatattttttatcatttttaatatatattaacatttttcaaaaaaattaataataataaaatcaaatactaaaatcattaaatttaatactCGAACTTAAATGCTCAAATTAAGGGCTAGAAACAAATTTAAACAGTGGATTTATTATGACAAAAGGCCGGAACAGTGCCTAATATACGAGAACCTCTAAAAATGTTGATGAACAAGTTATTTTTTATCGGATTAACTCACAATCTTTATCGTGATGGGTAattttactgttttttttattttttattttaccatAGTTTATGGATCattcaaaatgattttaaaaataatgaaaaagtaGTTCTGATCTTGAATGAGTGATTGACACTTATTCATCATTTTCCTAGTTTTCAACTCTTGCATTTGTCTACTAGTTATGGAGGAATATTTTTAGCTATCCTCTTACTGTTAATTATACTTGAGGGGATGTTGTTCaaagaaacaaattataatGTACCATACAAATCAACCTAACAATTCAaccaatctatatataattaaaaaaaaagtcaaaaagtCGGGTCGTGTTTATGTGATTAATTATGTGAGacaaaataaatactttaaatcggatttttatcataaattcgaccgtaaattaatgtatatagtataaaaatatactaaatgtcttttttataataataattttttatttaataaaaaaaataatatatacattatatgaatgcataattaattattaaattttaaaaatattatataaaaagatatttatctttttaactatattttatatatttttttaataaatattatgtatatatataatatatagttatgtaaatcataaaatatttttttattatttgtcacatttttatattaatatatttcaattctcttcatatttattagacacattattattttaacttttaaattatttttttaataattaatatatatatatataatatttaattttatatatatatatatatagtaattctttttatattaattattttataatatatacatagaccatttttaaaaattatgtattatatattatatatataataatatatttaaaatttaatttccgatacatttaaataaaaacaaattatctttttttattatttgtctaaatttaatatttgacaGGAAaggataaataataattttatttgtattatttattttataatatattatatatatacaagaatatttttaatatatatatattatatatataacaatatatttacaacttaatttgtgatatatttaaataaaaataaaataatctttttgattatttgtctACATTTAATATTTCACACGAAAGGTTAAAcaacaattttatttgtattaattgttttataatataatatatatatgtctgaaccattttttaaaattatatatataacaatatatttaaaaccaa
It encodes the following:
- the LOC124927683 gene encoding 14 kDa proline-rich protein DC2.15-like, with the protein product MATHNKNLSTTILILSLLFFSTFASACVPCTHTKPPPIKPPPIKPPPIKPPPIKPPPVHPSCPKDTLKLGTCVDALGLVNVIIGGDPYAKCCTLLDGLADLEAAACLCTVIKANVLGIHLEVPVALSLLVNACGKNLPPDYTCA